Proteins encoded together in one Solidesulfovibrio fructosivorans JJ] window:
- a CDS encoding FAD-binding protein — protein MDFDINTLPPCDVLILGAGLAGLCAARAALAAVPGAAVTVVAPWPGPTGSSFANRNGRLGLHVPADDAAREAFCREATALGRPGFVRPDLVAALADEAAARCRELEELGLSPRRDADGHPAGQPSCFSPHSRRAVILEDLPAAFDALHRRVTSLGGRFSPGLTALSLLRDPDGGRVRGALVEDYAGRRFVAPARETIAAMGGTAGLWLYNQAGRGGSGWGHGMLAEAGADMANTAFMQWMWMDSATRRFWPVWRLATGEAVLRDDAGRSVALPGDVRTAAAGREGHCPLGHGLADAALDRFVLDHADGLGIAAITEGEATFQAVLAAHAANGGAVIDATGATDVPGLFAAGECATGMHGANRLGGAMATACLVFGARAGRAAALRAKDAAVEAGDIRGLAASDARACRRDMRQRGEARRQVADALQRLGLPRRDADPEPLLARLESLEAAAVDAGAASLVAAALCFARGKACAPPVDSPAQAVTDAPCVSS, from the coding sequence ATGGATTTCGACATCAATACCCTGCCCCCCTGTGACGTTTTGATCCTCGGCGCCGGGCTGGCCGGGCTGTGCGCGGCCCGGGCGGCCCTCGCCGCCGTTCCCGGGGCGGCCGTGACCGTGGTCGCGCCCTGGCCCGGGCCGACGGGATCGTCGTTTGCCAACCGCAACGGCCGCCTCGGTCTGCACGTGCCGGCCGACGACGCGGCGCGCGAGGCGTTTTGCCGCGAGGCGACCGCCCTTGGCCGCCCGGGCTTCGTCCGCCCCGACCTTGTCGCCGCGCTGGCCGACGAAGCGGCCGCGCGCTGCCGGGAGCTGGAGGAACTGGGGCTGTCCCCGCGGCGTGACGCGGACGGCCATCCCGCCGGTCAGCCGTCCTGCTTTTCCCCGCATTCCCGCCGCGCCGTGATCCTTGAGGACCTGCCCGCCGCTTTCGACGCCCTGCACCGCCGCGTGACGTCCCTGGGCGGGCGCTTTTCGCCGGGGCTGACCGCCCTGTCCCTGCTGCGCGACCCGGACGGCGGCCGTGTGCGCGGGGCCTTGGTGGAGGATTATGCCGGACGGCGATTCGTCGCCCCGGCCCGCGAGACGATCGCGGCCATGGGCGGCACGGCCGGGCTGTGGCTGTACAACCAGGCCGGCCGGGGCGGCAGCGGCTGGGGTCACGGCATGCTGGCCGAGGCCGGGGCGGACATGGCCAACACGGCCTTCATGCAGTGGATGTGGATGGACAGCGCGACCAGGCGGTTTTGGCCCGTATGGCGGCTGGCGACCGGCGAAGCGGTTCTTCGCGACGACGCCGGCCGGTCCGTCGCCCTGCCCGGGGACGTCCGCACGGCGGCCGCCGGGCGCGAAGGGCATTGTCCGCTCGGCCACGGCCTTGCCGACGCCGCCCTGGACCGGTTCGTCCTGGACCATGCCGACGGGCTGGGGATCGCCGCCATCACCGAGGGAGAGGCGACGTTCCAGGCGGTGTTGGCCGCCCATGCCGCCAACGGCGGCGCGGTGATCGACGCCACCGGAGCAACCGACGTGCCCGGACTTTTCGCCGCCGGGGAATGCGCCACGGGCATGCACGGGGCCAACCGGCTGGGCGGGGCCATGGCCACGGCCTGCCTGGTGTTCGGGGCCCGGGCCGGGCGCGCGGCGGCCCTTCGCGCCAAGGACGCAGCGGTGGAGGCCGGGGATATCCGTGGCTTGGCCGCAAGCGACGCCCGCGCCTGCCGCCGGGACATGCGCCAGCGCGGCGAGGCGCGACGGCAAGTCGCCGACGCCTTGCAACGCCTGGGCCTGCCCCGGCGCGACGCCGATCCCGAGCCGCTGCTCGCGCGTCTGGAAAGCCTCGAAGCCGCGGCCGTGGACGCCGGCGCGGCCAGCCTCGTGGCCGCGGCGTTGTGCTTTGCCCGGGGCAAGGCGTGCGCGCCGCCTGTTGACTCCCCGGCCCAAGCGGTTACAGACGCCCCATGCGTATCGTCATGA
- the hndA gene encoding NADP-reducing hydrogenase subunit HndA, whose amino-acid sequence MQNSTCQAVGECRVPEHAVLPQPLYREVVQFIESLPQKEGHLVTVLHKAQSVFGYLPIEVQQFVADHMEVPLAQVYGVVSFYTFFTMVPKGKYPISVCMGTACFVKGADKVVHAFKEQLKIDIGDVTPDGRFSIDTLRCVGGCALAPIVMVGEKVYGNVTPGQVKKILAEY is encoded by the coding sequence ATGCAAAACTCAACTTGCCAAGCGGTCGGCGAATGCAGGGTGCCGGAACATGCGGTTCTGCCGCAGCCGCTGTACCGGGAAGTCGTTCAGTTTATTGAATCCCTCCCTCAGAAAGAGGGGCATCTCGTCACCGTGCTCCATAAGGCGCAAAGTGTTTTTGGCTATCTGCCCATCGAAGTGCAGCAGTTTGTGGCCGATCACATGGAAGTTCCCCTGGCGCAGGTCTACGGCGTCGTCAGCTTTTACACCTTTTTCACCATGGTGCCCAAGGGCAAGTATCCCATTTCCGTGTGCATGGGCACGGCCTGCTTCGTCAAGGGCGCGGACAAAGTGGTCCATGCCTTCAAAGAGCAGCTCAAGATCGATATCGGCGACGTGACCCCGGACGGCAGGTTCTCCATCGACACCCTGCGTTGCGTCGGCGGCTGCGCCCTGGCTCCCATCGTCATGGTCGGCGAGAAGGTCTACGGCAACGTGACGCCGGGGCAGGTCAAGAAAATCCTGGCTGAGTACTAG
- the hndB gene encoding NADP-reducing hydrogenase subunit HndB has protein sequence MSTIRSFEDLKAKRQEILDRKAARNGKTIINVSLATCSIAAGGKVAMEAMQDEVAKNGLTGVEFMQSGCMTYCYAEPTVEITLPGKDPVVFGGVDENRARELVTEYVMKGEPVEGIIPVNYERVVL, from the coding sequence ATGAGCACTATCCGATCCTTTGAAGATCTCAAGGCCAAGCGCCAGGAGATTCTTGACCGCAAGGCCGCCAGAAACGGCAAAACCATCATCAACGTGTCCCTGGCCACCTGTTCCATCGCCGCCGGCGGCAAGGTCGCCATGGAGGCCATGCAGGACGAAGTGGCCAAGAACGGGCTGACCGGCGTGGAATTCATGCAGTCCGGCTGCATGACTTACTGCTATGCCGAACCCACGGTGGAGATCACGCTGCCGGGCAAGGACCCCGTCGTCTTCGGCGGCGTGGACGAAAACAGGGCCCGGGAACTCGTCACCGAGTACGTCATGAAGGGCGAACCGGTCGAGGGAATCATCCCCGTCAACTACGAACGGGTAGTCCTGTAA
- the hndC gene encoding NADP-reducing hydrogenase subunit HndC, which translates to MAATTTEKKQLRIATRNCGFIDPESIDDYIALRGYEGLAKVLTMTPAEVVDLVKRSGLRGRGGAGFPTGIKWGIALGNKADQKYMVCNADEGDPGAFMDRAVLEGDPHSVVEAMAIGGYAIGATRGTVYIRAEYPLAIKRLKKAIDDAREYGLLGENIFGSGFDFDIELKYGAGAFVCGEETALIRSMEGKRGEPVTKPPFPAQSGYWEKPTIVNNVETFANIPAIIINGADWFSGIGTATSKGTKVFALAGKIQNVGLIEVPMGISLREVIFDIGGGCPDGKAFKAVQTGGPSGGALANKDLDVAIDYESLAACKSIMGSGGMVVMDEDDCMVSVAKFFLDFTMDETCGKCTPCRIGSKRLYEILDRITKGKGTRADLDRLKSLSEIIKDTALCGLGQTMPNPILSTMDTFANEYEAHVDDKKCPAHVCTALLTYTIDPAKCTGCGLCTRVCPVECISGTKKQPHTIDTTRCIKCGACYDKCKFDSIIKQ; encoded by the coding sequence ATGGCAGCGACGACCACGGAAAAAAAGCAGCTTCGGATCGCCACCCGCAATTGCGGCTTCATCGATCCGGAAAGTATCGACGATTACATCGCCCTGCGGGGCTATGAGGGCCTGGCCAAGGTCCTGACCATGACCCCGGCCGAGGTGGTGGACCTGGTCAAGCGCTCGGGCCTGCGCGGCCGCGGCGGCGCGGGCTTCCCCACCGGCATCAAGTGGGGCATCGCGCTCGGCAACAAGGCCGACCAGAAGTACATGGTGTGCAACGCCGACGAAGGCGACCCGGGCGCGTTCATGGACCGCGCCGTGCTCGAGGGCGACCCCCACTCGGTGGTGGAGGCCATGGCCATCGGCGGCTACGCCATCGGGGCCACCCGGGGCACGGTCTACATCCGGGCCGAGTATCCCCTGGCCATCAAGCGCCTCAAAAAGGCCATCGACGACGCCCGCGAGTACGGCCTGCTCGGCGAAAACATCTTCGGCTCGGGCTTCGATTTCGACATCGAACTCAAGTACGGCGCCGGCGCGTTCGTCTGCGGCGAGGAAACGGCCCTGATCCGCTCCATGGAAGGCAAGCGCGGCGAGCCCGTGACCAAGCCGCCGTTCCCGGCCCAGTCCGGCTATTGGGAAAAGCCCACCATCGTCAACAACGTGGAGACCTTCGCCAATATCCCCGCCATCATCATCAACGGCGCGGATTGGTTCTCCGGCATCGGCACCGCCACCTCCAAGGGCACCAAGGTGTTCGCCCTGGCCGGCAAGATCCAGAACGTGGGCCTGATCGAAGTCCCCATGGGCATCAGCCTGCGCGAGGTCATCTTCGACATCGGCGGCGGCTGCCCCGACGGCAAGGCCTTCAAGGCCGTCCAGACCGGCGGCCCCTCCGGCGGCGCGCTGGCCAACAAGGACCTCGATGTGGCCATCGACTACGAGTCCCTGGCCGCCTGCAAGTCCATCATGGGTTCCGGCGGCATGGTCGTCATGGACGAGGACGACTGCATGGTCTCCGTGGCCAAGTTCTTCCTGGACTTCACCATGGACGAGACCTGCGGCAAGTGCACCCCCTGCCGCATCGGCTCCAAGCGCCTCTACGAGATCCTGGACCGGATCACCAAGGGCAAGGGCACCCGGGCCGACCTCGATCGGCTCAAGTCCCTGTCCGAGATCATCAAGGACACGGCGCTGTGCGGCCTCGGGCAGACCATGCCCAACCCCATCCTGTCCACCATGGATACCTTCGCCAATGAATACGAGGCCCATGTCGACGACAAGAAGTGTCCGGCCCACGTCTGCACGGCCCTGCTGACCTACACCATCGATCCCGCCAAGTGCACGGGCTGCGGCCTGTGCACCAGGGTCTGCCCGGTGGAGTGCATTTCCGGCACGAAGAAGCAGCCCCACACCATCGATACCACACGGTGCATCAAGTGCGGCGCCTGCTACGACAAGTGCAAGTTCGACTCCATCATCAAGCAATAA
- the hndD gene encoding NADP-reducing hydrogenase subunit HndD has protein sequence MSMLTITIDGKTTSVPEGSTILDAAKTLDIDIPTLCYLNLEALSINNKAASCRVCVVEVEGRRNLAPSCATPVTDNMVVKTNTLRVLNARRTVLELLLSDHPKDCLVCAKSGECELQTLAERFGIRESPYDGGEMSHYRKDISASIIRDMDKCIMCRRCETMCNTVQTCGVLSGVNRGFTAVVAPAFEMNLADTVCTNCGQCVAVCPTGALVEHEYIWEVVEALANPDKVVIVQTAPAVRAALGEDLGVAPGTSVTGKMAAALRRLGFDHVFDTDFAADLTIMEEGSEFLDRLGKHLAGDTNVKLPILTSCCPGWVKFFEHQFPDMLDVPSTAKSPQQMFGAIAKTYYADLLGIPREKLVVVSVMPCLAKKYECARPEFSVNGNPDVDIVITTRELAKLVKRMNIDFAGLPDEDFDAPLGASTGAAPIFGVTGGVIEAALRTAYELATGETLKKVDFEDVRGMDGVKKAKVKVGDNELVIGVAHGLGNARELLNRVRAGETFHAIEVMACPGGCIGGGGQPYHHGDVELLKKRTQVLYAEDAGKPLRKSHENPYIIELYEKFLGKPLSERSHQLLHTHYFKRQRL, from the coding sequence ATGTCCATGCTGACAATAACCATAGACGGCAAAACGACGTCAGTGCCGGAGGGCAGCACCATCCTGGATGCCGCCAAGACGCTCGACATCGACATTCCGACCCTGTGCTACCTCAACCTGGAGGCCCTTTCGATCAACAACAAGGCCGCCTCCTGCCGCGTCTGCGTGGTCGAGGTCGAGGGCCGGCGCAACCTGGCCCCGTCCTGCGCCACCCCGGTCACCGACAACATGGTGGTCAAGACCAACACGCTGCGCGTCCTGAACGCCCGCCGCACCGTGCTCGAGCTGCTGCTGTCCGACCACCCCAAGGATTGCCTCGTGTGCGCCAAGTCCGGCGAGTGCGAGCTGCAGACCCTGGCCGAGCGCTTCGGCATCCGCGAGTCGCCCTATGACGGCGGCGAAATGTCCCACTACCGCAAGGACATCTCCGCCTCCATCATCCGCGACATGGACAAGTGCATCATGTGCCGCCGTTGCGAGACCATGTGCAACACGGTCCAGACCTGCGGCGTGCTCTCGGGCGTCAACCGCGGCTTCACCGCCGTGGTCGCCCCGGCCTTCGAGATGAACCTGGCCGACACCGTGTGCACCAACTGCGGCCAGTGCGTGGCCGTGTGCCCCACCGGCGCCCTGGTCGAGCACGAGTACATCTGGGAAGTGGTCGAGGCCCTGGCCAACCCGGACAAGGTCGTCATCGTCCAGACCGCCCCGGCCGTGCGCGCGGCCCTCGGCGAGGACCTCGGCGTCGCCCCCGGCACCTCGGTCACCGGCAAGATGGCCGCCGCCCTGCGTCGCCTGGGCTTCGACCACGTCTTCGACACCGACTTCGCCGCCGACCTGACCATCATGGAGGAAGGCTCGGAATTCCTCGACCGCCTGGGCAAGCACCTGGCCGGCGACACGAATGTCAAGCTGCCCATCCTCACCTCCTGCTGCCCGGGCTGGGTCAAGTTCTTCGAACACCAGTTCCCGGACATGCTCGACGTGCCCTCCACGGCCAAGTCGCCGCAGCAGATGTTCGGCGCCATCGCCAAGACCTACTACGCCGACCTGCTCGGCATCCCGCGCGAAAAGCTCGTGGTCGTCTCGGTCATGCCCTGCCTGGCCAAGAAGTACGAGTGCGCCCGTCCGGAATTCTCCGTGAACGGCAACCCGGACGTCGACATCGTCATCACCACCCGTGAGCTGGCCAAGCTCGTCAAGCGCATGAACATCGACTTCGCCGGGCTGCCCGACGAGGACTTCGATGCGCCGCTCGGCGCGTCCACGGGCGCGGCCCCGATCTTCGGCGTCACCGGCGGCGTCATCGAGGCGGCGCTGCGCACCGCCTACGAGCTGGCCACCGGCGAAACCCTTAAGAAGGTCGACTTCGAGGACGTGCGCGGCATGGACGGCGTCAAAAAGGCCAAGGTCAAGGTCGGCGACAACGAGCTTGTCATCGGCGTGGCCCACGGCCTTGGCAACGCGCGGGAACTCTTGAACCGCGTGCGCGCGGGCGAGACCTTCCACGCCATCGAGGTCATGGCCTGTCCGGGCGGCTGCATCGGCGGCGGCGGACAGCCCTACCACCACGGCGATGTGGAACTGCTCAAAAAGCGCACCCAGGTCCTCTACGCCGAGGACGCGGGCAAGCCGCTTCGCAAGTCCCACGAGAACCCGTACATCATCGAACTCTACGAGAAGTTCCTGGGCAAGCCGCTCTCCGAACGCTCGCACCAGCTGCTGCACACCCACTACTTCAAGCGGCAGCGCTTATAA
- a CDS encoding aspartate ammonia-lyase → MRQESDALGARQLPEGALYGIHTLRAVENFPLSETRLFPEFIRAYAMVKAACAKANLDTGHLDPGRAGAIVAACDEIAKGRHADQFPVDPYQGGAGTSTNMNVNEVVANRALQLLGRLPGEYDFLSPLGHVNLHQSTNDTYPTALKVAALWLLKELEAATARLQEAFQEKEAAFAHVVKVGRTECMDAVPLTLGMEFGAFAEAISRDRWRIFKCRERIKQVSLGGTAVGTGLGAPREFIFRAAEHLRNLTGLPLSRAENLVDATANADPFVEVSGILSAYAANLLKISSDLRLLASGPATGIGEIRLPALQAGSSIMPGKVNPVIPECVGQVALRVAANHQALTLAAGLGQLQINQFLPLVTQSLLESLRLLRQATRLFADKCVAGITVDEDRCRELVEKSHALATVLVPALGYEAVSKLMAEAEAKGVPLAEHLEAAGILSREAADALLSPKRMRKLGYEAGDYADVMASGENRGSAPDPAEGPRAPRTPHKGEEK, encoded by the coding sequence ATGCGACAGGAAAGCGATGCCCTGGGAGCAAGGCAGCTCCCCGAGGGCGCCCTGTACGGCATCCACACGCTTCGGGCCGTCGAGAATTTCCCTCTATCCGAAACGCGCCTTTTCCCGGAATTCATCCGCGCCTACGCCATGGTCAAGGCGGCCTGCGCCAAGGCCAATCTGGACACCGGCCATCTGGACCCGGGGAGGGCCGGGGCCATCGTGGCCGCCTGCGACGAGATCGCCAAGGGCCGGCATGCCGACCAGTTCCCGGTCGATCCCTACCAGGGCGGGGCCGGCACCTCGACCAACATGAACGTCAACGAGGTGGTGGCCAACCGGGCCTTGCAGCTTTTGGGCAGGCTCCCGGGCGAGTATGATTTCCTTTCGCCCCTTGGCCACGTCAACCTGCACCAGTCCACCAACGACACCTACCCCACGGCGCTTAAGGTCGCGGCCTTGTGGCTGCTCAAGGAACTGGAAGCGGCCACGGCGCGTTTGCAGGAAGCCTTTCAGGAAAAGGAGGCGGCCTTTGCCCACGTGGTCAAGGTCGGTCGCACCGAGTGCATGGACGCCGTGCCGCTCACCCTTGGCATGGAGTTCGGGGCCTTTGCCGAGGCGATCTCCCGCGACCGCTGGCGCATTTTCAAGTGCCGCGAGCGCATCAAGCAGGTGTCCCTGGGCGGCACGGCCGTGGGCACCGGGCTTGGCGCGCCGCGCGAGTTCATTTTCCGGGCGGCCGAGCATCTGCGAAACCTCACCGGGCTGCCGCTTTCCCGGGCGGAAAATCTCGTGGACGCCACGGCCAATGCCGACCCCTTTGTCGAAGTCTCGGGTATTCTCTCGGCGTACGCAGCGAATTTACTGAAGATTTCCTCGGATCTGCGGCTTCTGGCCAGCGGCCCGGCCACCGGCATCGGCGAGATCCGCCTGCCCGCGCTCCAGGCCGGTTCGTCCATCATGCCCGGCAAGGTCAATCCCGTGATCCCGGAATGCGTGGGCCAGGTGGCCTTGCGCGTCGCCGCCAACCATCAGGCCCTGACCCTGGCCGCCGGCCTGGGCCAGCTCCAGATCAACCAGTTTTTGCCGCTGGTGACCCAGAGCCTGCTCGAGTCGCTGCGGCTCCTGCGCCAGGCGACGCGGCTTTTCGCCGACAAGTGCGTGGCCGGCATCACGGTCGACGAGGACCGCTGCCGGGAGCTGGTGGAAAAAAGCCATGCCCTGGCCACGGTGTTGGTGCCGGCGCTCGGCTACGAGGCCGTCTCGAAGCTCATGGCCGAAGCCGAGGCCAAGGGCGTGCCCCTGGCCGAACACCTCGAGGCCGCCGGCATCCTCTCCCGCGAAGCCGCCGACGCGCTGCTCTCGCCCAAACGCATGCGCAAGCTCGGCTATGAGGCCGGGGATTACGCGGATGTGATGGCGTCAGGGGAGAACCGGGGCTCCGCCCCGGACCCCGCCGAGGGGCCACGGGCCCCCCGGACCCCCCATAAAGGGGAGGAGAAGTGA
- the hydE gene encoding [FeFe] hydrogenase H-cluster radical SAM maturase HydE, producing MRPSEITKLLAGADDAGLFSAADALTRQNFGLEIYLRGIIEFSNHCANNCRYCGLRRANRGLARYRMDVDDILVATALAGEVSIGTVVLQSGDDFAYSKEDIGRIVTGAKASSGVAVTLSLGDRPAADLDYWRSCGADRYLLKMETFDEALYARSRPGLTVADRLGRIETLRAAGYEVGSGIITDLPGMTLDILARDLLRLAELDLDMIAAGPFVPHPDTPYGAEAAGSVLIALRAMAILRLLNPLANIPSTSALSALREGAREQGLTVGANVIMPSLTPETVSAAYNIYPGKNAFRADAASRVEAARAAIRRVGRLPSTAVGGSKRRRRHG from the coding sequence ATGCGTCCATCCGAGATCACGAAACTGCTCGCCGGCGCCGACGATGCAGGGCTTTTTTCCGCCGCCGACGCCTTGACGCGGCAGAACTTCGGCCTGGAAATCTACCTGCGCGGCATTATCGAGTTTTCCAACCACTGCGCCAACAACTGCCGCTACTGCGGCCTGCGCCGGGCCAACAGGGGGCTTGCCCGCTACCGCATGGATGTGGACGACATCCTGGTCGCGACCGCCCTGGCCGGGGAAGTCTCCATCGGCACGGTGGTGCTCCAGTCCGGGGATGATTTCGCCTATTCCAAGGAGGATATCGGCCGCATCGTGACCGGGGCCAAAGCGTCCTCGGGCGTGGCCGTGACGTTGTCCCTTGGCGACCGACCCGCCGCGGACCTCGATTACTGGCGTTCCTGCGGCGCGGACCGTTATCTGCTCAAGATGGAGACCTTCGACGAGGCGCTCTACGCCCGCTCCCGGCCGGGACTGACCGTGGCCGACAGGCTGGGGCGCATCGAGACGCTTCGCGCCGCCGGCTACGAGGTGGGCTCGGGCATCATCACCGACCTGCCCGGCATGACGTTGGATATTTTGGCCAGGGACCTCCTGCGCCTGGCCGAGTTGGACCTGGACATGATCGCGGCCGGACCCTTCGTGCCCCATCCCGACACGCCCTACGGGGCCGAGGCCGCCGGCTCCGTCCTGATCGCGCTGCGGGCCATGGCCATCCTGCGCTTGCTCAATCCCCTGGCCAACATCCCTTCCACCTCGGCCTTAAGCGCCCTTCGCGAAGGGGCCAGGGAGCAAGGGCTCACCGTCGGGGCCAACGTCATCATGCCGTCGCTGACCCCGGAAACCGTCAGCGCCGCCTATAACATCTATCCCGGGAAAAACGCTTTTCGCGCCGACGCCGCCTCGCGCGTGGAAGCCGCCCGCGCCGCCATACGCCGCGTGGGCCGCCTCCCGTCCACGGCCGTCGGCGGGTCAAAGAGGAGACGCCGTCATGGCTGA
- the hydF gene encoding [FeFe] hydrogenase H-cluster maturation GTPase HydF yields the protein MAESETKAPRGVRLVITFVGRRNAGKSSLINAVTGQEVAIVSDFAGTTTDPVAKPYELLPLGPVTFYDTAGLDDVGELGALRVAATRKVLWRTDIAVVVADAAGLTDAERDIIADIRRLEIPILLVCNKADLAAPSEADLTWCRDQGLRTVVASAATGEGATEVKEALIALAPPEAVREPVLAGDLFGEGDTVVCVVPIDLAAPKGRLILPQVQVIREILDGDATAVVVKERELEAALSNLRRPPALVITDSQVILKVSGDVPEDVPLTTFSTLFARFKGDLPTLAAGAATIDKLRDGDTVLMAEACSHHVQADDIGRVKLPRWISQYTGRDLEFEMYSGHDFPDDLERFALVVHCGSCMLGRMEMLRRIKECQRRGVPVTNYGVAISKVQGVLERVLRPVLR from the coding sequence ATGGCTGAGTCCGAGACCAAGGCCCCGCGCGGGGTCCGGCTGGTCATCACCTTTGTCGGCCGGCGCAATGCCGGCAAGTCGTCGCTCATTAACGCCGTCACCGGCCAGGAAGTGGCCATCGTGTCCGATTTCGCCGGCACCACCACCGACCCGGTGGCCAAGCCCTACGAGCTGCTGCCGCTCGGGCCGGTCACCTTTTACGACACGGCCGGCCTCGACGACGTGGGCGAACTCGGGGCGCTGCGGGTGGCCGCCACCAGGAAGGTGCTGTGGCGCACGGACATCGCCGTGGTGGTGGCCGACGCCGCCGGGCTCACCGACGCCGAACGGGATATTATCGCCGACATCCGCCGCCTGGAGATTCCCATCCTCCTTGTCTGCAACAAGGCCGACCTGGCCGCGCCGTCCGAGGCCGACCTTACCTGGTGCCGCGACCAGGGCCTGCGAACCGTCGTGGCCAGCGCCGCCACGGGGGAGGGCGCGACCGAGGTCAAGGAGGCGCTCATCGCCCTGGCCCCGCCCGAAGCCGTGCGCGAGCCTGTCTTGGCCGGCGACCTTTTCGGCGAGGGCGACACCGTGGTCTGTGTGGTGCCCATCGACCTGGCCGCGCCCAAGGGCCGGCTCATCCTGCCCCAGGTCCAGGTGATCCGCGAGATTTTAGACGGCGACGCCACGGCCGTGGTGGTCAAGGAGCGCGAACTGGAAGCGGCGCTTTCCAACCTCCGCCGGCCGCCGGCCCTGGTCATCACCGACTCGCAGGTCATCCTCAAAGTCTCGGGCGACGTGCCCGAGGACGTGCCCCTGACCACCTTTTCCACGCTGTTCGCCCGGTTCAAGGGCGATCTGCCCACGCTCGCCGCCGGGGCCGCCACCATCGACAAACTGCGCGACGGCGATACCGTGCTCATGGCCGAGGCCTGCTCCCACCACGTCCAGGCCGACGACATCGGCCGGGTCAAGCTGCCCCGGTGGATCTCCCAGTACACGGGCAGGGACCTCGAATTCGAGATGTACTCGGGCCACGATTTCCCGGACGACCTGGAACGCTTCGCCCTGGTCGTGCACTGCGGCTCGTGCATGCTCGGGCGCATGGAGATGCTGCGGCGCATCAAGGAATGCCAGCGCCGGGGCGTGCCCGTGACGAATTACGGCGTGGCCATCTCCAAGGTCCAGGGCGTGCTGGAGCGCGTGTTGCGACCTGTGTTGCGTTAG